Part of the Oncorhynchus mykiss isolate Arlee chromosome 26, USDA_OmykA_1.1, whole genome shotgun sequence genome is shown below.
AAGACTCTTGCTACAAGCAGAAAAAGGGTAAGATGTAacatttctgtacagcactttgagatatcagctgatgtacgaagggctatataaattgatttgcttTGAACATTTACTACTCTGTAGTAAAGCACACTAATAATGCTGGGCCGAGAAGTAAAGAGTACTGTGGCCTCTTATCTACTAGCCAACTTCCATTTAGTTTGTTACTAAACACGTGGGAAGTTATTAAAAGTTGAAGGCTAAGTTGTGAAACCTGCTGCTTATATTAGTCACAGTCAGTAACAATCTAAATGTAAGGCATGTTCTAACCTGTATCCCCTCTTGCAGCACGCAAGACCCACCACAGTCCAGACTCAGTGGAGGAACTGAACAAGCTGTTCCCCAATGGATGTGACATCATGGCCATCGCCACGCCTGGTGTTGTTTGTAAGAACTACAGTATTTTCATATTTCCCTTCCTAATGACCAGAACACCGTGTGGTAACTGTTTCATgtgttataatatgttataacaCATAATTCCTACAACACTAACCACTGATAGCTAGCTCTTGTGCCATAACTCATGACACAGGCTGCTGGCGGTGCATGACATTCAGGACCTTTCCTCTTTGATGTGTGTTGTGCATTCTCATCACAGAGGAGTGTCAACAGGGGATGGTCCACATTCATCTCCCCTTGCCTTATTAACATAGGGTGCTCTGCTTGGGAGCTGGGAAGAGAAGCATGGCGACTAGATATGTCGATAGATACCCTAGTATTCCAGGACTGACAACAGGATCTGTgctctatattcctctatataaTCACTAAGCTGGAGAGAAGTGACACTCCATCAACCAAGTATGCAGATAGTGTCTTTGCTTGTGAACTGAAAATCTAGCTAGGTAATATTGATGTGTTAAATAGTGTTATGCCACGTAGATTGAGTGCTTAAGACAACCAGAGAAGTGGAACGCCATGCAATATGTTAAAATGCaattactgttagctagctaactactttAAATGTACATCATACAGGTGATACATTTACCAATATAAGGAAAAGGACATTGGTTGACAGTATGATTTGTCCTTCTGCCTTTTCCCACAGTAACCCTGAAGAAGGCATTTGCCAAAatgtagatatttttttttaaagcaaactTCCAATGTCCTCCCAAGAGTTGCTGCTGAGTGTCTCTTCATCTTCCCCCACAGTAACTCCCAGTGGCTCCCACTCGGGTCCACCGAAGGAGTTCCAAGAAGGAGAAGCTGGCTATGCTATCATGTTCCCTAGGATGGAGGGAGTGGACATCCGCCCCTTTCACTTCTGCAAACGCACCATCTCAGAGTCACACCTGGAGGAAGCAGGTTGGTGTGACCGAGTTGAAGTTATGATGACCAGTTCAGAAATATACTTTTCTCCGCTCTGCCACATAGGGGTACCACAGTCAACCATTAAGCTGGTCAGTGCAGGTCTTGTTCTAGCCCAATACAAACCCTGCAGTGTAAAGTTGATACTAGGATTAGTATATGAGTGTGAGTGATAAATACCAATATTTACAGAAAAGAGATGGCAACAAACATTTCTACAGTATGCTAAACACATCCATGGCTCTAGCCAACCGTCCACCATAATATGATtccatctctgacccctctcTTGTCGTCCTGTCCCCTCAGGGCTGGTGAATAACCCTGATCTGCGTGTGGTGCTGCTCTTTGGCTATGAAGCCTACAAACCCGGAGCAGCCCGCTTCCTTAACCAGGTCCTGGAGCCTTTGGCACGCAGCAAGGCTCTCATCGCTGGGGGCCATGTGGAGAATGTCTTCTCCCCTGAAAGAGAGTGGTGAGTACCTGAGTGATCTGTAACATGTACTGTTCTTTTCAATGCTGAGAAGGGTCAGGAGTTCTCAAACATGGGTCTGGGGTCTTATTTATTACGACCTCCTAGTAATCTACCAAGCGgcaaaacaacatattttttaaGGTAGTGGGGGTCCTCAGCTGGAGCCTCATCATATTCAGAGGGCCCTGACATGAAACATTTGGGAATCCCTACTCTTACTATGCAGCTGTGACTTTGTTTTTGTCTGTCCCGCGATCGTTCTCTGTAACTTGCTGGGGCTGGTGCGGTGGTGTAGGTCTGGCCCTGAGTGGTCccggggttagggtttggcttaTAGTATTACTATATAGTTATGTGACAGTGGTCTGTCTTTCTCCGTAGCTGTGGCCGGGGGTCGTACGGCGTGGTGGGTCTGGCTCTGAGCGGTCCAAGGATCCAGGGGGCCAGTGTTCTCCTGGAGCAGGACGTGAGCAGCCCCAAGGCTGCCGAGGCCACCATACGGAGACTGAAAGCCGCCAACCTCCCAGAGAGGAACACCCTGGGCTTCATGTTTGCCTGCGTGGGCCGCGGACACAACTATTACAACAACCAACGTAACGTGGAGGCTGACACCTTCCGCAAGGTGTTCCCCAACATCCCACTGTTTGGCTTCTTTGGTAACGGGGAGATTGGGTGTGATCGTATCGTGAAGGAGGACTATACTCTGTGTGACACGGATACGGACAGTCTGCAGCATGGATACACCACTGTTATGACCCTAGTTCACCTTGGCTGAGGAGTCGATGGTCATATTTACATTCAAACTACAGTTTGTTTTGTTCACTTCATGTTCCTATTGATTAGGTACAAAACAGAAGAAAACCGGAAGAAGCAGAGAGGTACTATCATAActagtccaataagaaacacCCGTTTtacgttgcaaaatgttttgaaatggcgtgccctaatgaatacaacccggGTGTCTAGTTCAGAAGACTGCCTGTGCACGTAACAATCAGGATCAACAACATTTTGGTTGTAGAATCTTATCTCTCAGCCATGGTGGTATGTGATGCTGTTTGAAGTGGCTTACAACATGTACATGTCTTTCTTTTTGTTGTGTTCAACTTTTCCCAATGTAAAGTTTTAACTTTGTCAATTTTGGAAGGGAAATGCAATGTTTTATCTGCTGCAATAGAGGTAAATAGTTACTTGATCATGCATTGATCAGTTTGAAACTTGAATAGGAAATATTGCTGATATGTTAGTGAGTTTAACAAGGTGCTGATGGGAATCAGAGAAGAAAATACTGTCCCTTCATCTCAGTCCTTTGTTACAAAATAATACAGTGGACTTCCCCATTTAAAACACATATATATTATCCTGAATTACTCACCAAATGTTACGCTCATATTCAAAACAAAGAACTGAAACTAACTAACTAATCTTGACCAGATGGTTTCTTACACCTTATAGTGAAAAGTTACTGACACTTCATGTCCAATTAACAAATATAATTGTTATTAATTATTATAAATAATTGTTGAGATTACCGATCAGGCACTTTTTAGTTAAGAAGATAAGGAAAGTAACATGTTTTGAACCTTTGAGAAAAATTCAGTTTGTCTTGATTTCAATGTTTTCTCCGGTATGTGCTTTGACACATGCCCCTCTTTTAGTGTTAGATATGGAGAAACCCTTTTTGAAATGCAATTAAATCAAGGCCTATTCCTCCTACCTTTATAAGACTATTTCACACACTGGGCAATTCCACGATAACAGAGTGAGGCTGAGACTCTGATTTTTCACTTGAAATTTTATGTCAAACAGAAagcaatgattgcaaagttaaaccaaccatacaactctatgcataAGGATGACTTTTATAAagacatttacttgaagaacagaacagtgaacagtggggcggcaggtagcctagtggttagagcgttgggccagtaactgaaatgttgctagatcgaatccctgagctgacaaagtaaaaatctgttgttctgcccctgaacaaggcactaggccgtcattgtaaataagaatttgttcttaactgacgtgcctagttaaaaaaaaaaaagtttaagatGAAGAGTTTGATAACAGAATGAGGCTTTGTGCTGTTATTGTGGAATTTACTCACTAGCTTCTATTTACTCATGGATTCTGTGGTTTAGACAAAATCTTTCTCTCTGTTGTGTCGTTCTTCATATTTGTTGCTTCATTGGAGCTGATGGTtttaaaatgtgttattttacgtGTTCTACTCCCAAACAGGGTATTCCAGCCATTATATGATTGTGTGATAAACATACCATGTACAAACAGTTTTGTAGTTGGGATTCTGTACAATATTCTGCTTAATTCATTGAATTTACGAACATATGATTCTGAAGACATTCCTGATGACagtatttgttttgtttatgaGGTATGAAGGTATGAACACATGAGCAATGTTTAGGAAGTTCAAAACAGTTCTTTGGAGATGAATGTGCAATTTTACCAACCTATATGTTTGGCTAAATGGTTTTGATTGCATCGTTTTTTTATTTAGAATAAGCTATTTTAAGGTATAACTTTTCAGTATAGCCGGATACTCTGTAATGGGGGAAATGTAAGATCACTGTTCATAGTTTTCTGTGACCTAACTTTTCCCAAATAATACTGTACACTCAACAGAGGTTTTCATCTGGATAACAAACTTATTTTAATAGCAGACATATTTTAGGAACATGCATCTTTGTTACCTTATACACTTTCATTATGTTCATTGTAGAGCTAATGGGATTATTTTAAAATTGTTCTTTAAATCGTTTTCCCTGGAATTAATATGATGAGCAAAATGTTTAAGGTGTACAAGCACTTTTCAACTATGTGTGCCAAATATGTttgatttatttcaaattcaatacatttaaataaatgacTGCCATTGAAATGTCTTCTCACTCTCTGGCTTTCTCTAGGTATCCTGATTTATCATAATGGAGAAAAAAATGTGCATCTAATTATTTTCAGAACATCTTCCAATATCATATTCTACAACCAATGTACTCATATTAACATTTAAATGAAAGAATAACAGAATAGTAAAGCCTGACATTTGCATATGTTTTCTTATATAACAGGCCTAATTGTTCAGAATTGCTCTATCATAGACTACTATTATTTCATATCTACCATTTCCGAAAGCCTAACCTTGACAAGCAGGCGTGTTTGATATAAGGCTGCGAAGACGCTATGAGATTGATTGATGTGCGCTCTAACCATCGACTGGCTATTCCTGGTGAATGACAAACTGTTAAGCCAATTGGTAGAAAGATCATTTATATTCCCATAGTATCTTGAATTTCCGAAACGATAAAAAACGTAAAACCTATGGAGAAAGGCAGCTCGGGCATAAAGCTACAGGCCTACAAATCAAGTGAGGTGACTGTACCTCAGTTTTCATTCGGTTATCAGGATTTGGAACTAGAATCAACAGAGAGCAAACATGGGATTCGTGACCGAAGCAAGCAATGACAATGTTATAGCTTCAATACTGCCCCTATTCGGCAAGAAAATAAACGGCAATGTTTTTGACGTTGTTTCGCGGGGATTATGCTACTATTCTCGGTTTTGAAAGGGAGAGAGCCAGGCATCACAGCGCCGCACTAGAGAAGCCGGAGGTTAATCACGTTTTCAGCACCTAGACAGCTCCTTGTGGAAGAGGAGGTCTATATTCGGCAGCAAGGAGTCCCTTCTGCGATCGCGGGGGAAGCCCTCAACCCTCACTAGCAATTTTGGAGCGGTGTAGCCAACAACACACACAACGTTCTGACCTTTCTTCCTCCACTCTCCAACGATGCTGGTTATTTGGTGGTCAGTCAGGGACACTTAATATAATCTTGCTGAACGACGATGGTGCTTGCATTTCGGCTCCAGTCTTTTCGTGTTGCAAAGGATTctaagcagcagcagcaggggtgCTTGTCCAATGTAAAAGTGCTAAGGAAGGCAGCAGCCTACACATCGCCACGAGCTTGGAGCACGAGCCTCACTCACGCTGATCATCACAGAGGGAGACATTATCACGAGCACGCGGCCAACGGGAGGCTCGATTAGACTGTCAACAATGTAAATCAAGACAGGTAGGAAGGTTCTTCTTTGGTTCAACTGAATAATAGATTAGTTGTACATTGCCGGGGCACTCCCTCGGTGTAGCCTACCACGGGGACAACCCCCGCTTCACGCACTAGGCTACTATAGTCTCTCGAGTCTCTGCTTCTATATTCAGGTACTACAGCGACTAAGTATAGTCCTAACGTGGATTAATGCTTGGCTTAGTCCGTTTCAATTACAATTTCCAATAGGGTTACATTATTATTAGTTCTCAAACAGGGAGGCAAACATTTGCATGTCAAGCTACTTGTCAGTTTGGTTTTGACGTGGATATGGGGCTCAGTTGTGCTTTGAATTTTATGCAATACTACAGAAAAGCCTTGTAAAATGAAGTACGTGTGAAGAAACCTCAGTTATGAAGTAAGGGGACCGTTAGCCTACTTTACTATTCAATGAACTGTGTGAGACCCAGCGCATGTTCCAAATGGCCTACATAGGCTCacttaaatgtagtgcactatatagtaagTAGAttagaggcgagatggatctgaaCTGATAGGCTCCTGTAGCTTATTAAGGTCATGCAGAGACCAGTGGACAGACCTCTACTTGATATGTTGTGCTGATCAGGCAAAGCACAGTCTATGAACTCTCACCATTCAAACACCATGGTCGAAAAAATGGTATTCAAGAGAATTTGCTTAACATAACCCTTTATACAGTAAGTTGGGATGTGCTAACAACCTCCAGTTGTTGTAGTCTTTAGTAGAAGTTTCTCAATATACCTTCTCACCAGCACCATCTGAAATGTAATTTATGGGCAACACAGAAAGATTTGACCTGTAATGTCTCTCACATCTTCTCCATTTAAAGTATTGGTACTGTAGTGTATGTCTTGCGTTTAAAGTGTTATTGAATGACTCATACATAGCCTACCATACTCTCAGGGGATTGCCATaataatgtgtcactgtctgtcatcaATCATATCTAAATAAAGACCAAGCACCTGGGTAGGTTTTCACTCATGCATGTCCTGTGTCAAGCGTAATGGATTTTCCCAGCCTTAACTCAACAATGGACTCATTCTATGGTGAGAGCAGCTCTTTAGGAGTATTATCCAACAGACATGCAGGTAATGTGCTCTTACTATAGACATAGAATGAATCATCTTTTACTTTGAAGAATTGCTGTTGTAGGTTACTCTTCAAGCTACAATTATAGTTCTTCATTGTCTTAGTATCCCCATACTGTTTCTGGTGCCATTATACAATGTTTTACTGAACTCATGAACATCTTAGTGTAATACGGATGTAATATGGTTGTAGTACATGTCAGGTGTAATTGATATTTAATTCAATCCCCAGGTTCAACATGAGTCCAGCAGAGTATATCTGGTGTGGCGAACTCAGAAGCTAAGAGAGGCTGAGAGAACTGAGTGAAGAACATAGccgcctcctcttcctctctccatcaccatccACCAACATGGCTAACCCTCAGTAAGTAT
Proteins encoded:
- the LOC110526633 gene encoding F-box only protein 22 — translated: MDGNTDFSGVSDECTAEYILSNVAEVVERILMFVPTKSLLQIACVCRLWMNCARRVLRVQQKLTWVSASGPSNYDGHALCHSLAEEVENVYLLPKTVLVMVDSDTFSGQDSCYKQKKARKTHHSPDSVEELNKLFPNGCDIMAIATPGVVLTPSGSHSGPPKEFQEGEAGYAIMFPRMEGVDIRPFHFCKRTISESHLEEAGLVNNPDLRVVLLFGYEAYKPGAARFLNQVLEPLARSKALIAGGHVENVFSPERECCGRGSYGVVGLALSGPRIQGASVLLEQDVSSPKAAEATIRRLKAANLPERNTLGFMFACVGRGHNYYNNQRNVEADTFRKVFPNIPLFGFFGNGEIGCDRIVKEDYTLCDTDTDSLQHGYTTVMTLVHLG